In Melospiza melodia melodia isolate bMelMel2 chromosome 9, bMelMel2.pri, whole genome shotgun sequence, the genomic window ACGAAGTCTTCTAGTTGAAAACTAGTTTTAAAAACCAGATATTTCACAGTAAAAACGTTTAAAATATAAGTTTACCTTCTTTAAAGACAGGGAAAGAGATTTAAGCGATTCTCAGTTTTCTTATTTCGTGCCAGAAAATTCTACTGACGAGGAAAAAAACCAACTGTGTCTGATTATTTTTTAAGAGAGCCCTGGGGTTACAATAAAAAAaactttggttgttttttttttaatttttaattaaaattgaaTAAACGCTTAAGGAGAAATTAGCAGTCACCTCCATCCAAGACCTACTCGGGTTTTATAACAGAATCAAAgcgtatttaaaaaaaaaaattaaaaccttttAATACATCAAATATACGGAATTTTAATCTTTAAAGCGATACATTGTCTATTTTAGTACATGACGTAAACCTTACTTAACCCTTTTTACAGGGTggacttaaaaattaaaaatagttaaGTGTTCCTTTAAAGAACAAAATAAGGCAAATGAGGTTTTTGGAATagaattgtttttgttttttcttccagAATACATACAAAAAAATACCAATTCTCTTTCAAGGGTATACACCTTAAAAATAATTGCAATTTGAAATTATAACTGACAAATTGCGAGTTGTTTTTAGTAACAAACATGCATGTAAATTTTTTTGTTTCAATGAGACATTAAATAAGAACGTACAATACAATCATAGCAATTTTAAAGTAACATTAAAGAGAAGACCTCTATCTTTTTATTTATATTCTACAATGGTGTTCCACTTTTACCTATTGAGCTCAGTTTAGTAATGCACTTTATGATTCGTTGTCCCGCTTGAAGCTAACATAAATAAATACAGTGCTCATGGATCCAGTCCTCAAATGAACACTATTTTATAAAAagtcaggggtttttttttctttccgaCTTTTATAAAGTTTCGCAGGGCTTCCTTCCCTTACCGCTAGACTTTGTGTTGTGTGTCAGAGCCCCGCTGCCTGCACTCACTGGTACCCCAGGGCCGAGGCTGTGGTGAGTCTCTGCCCATAGAGTGCGTAAGGGGAGTAGTAGGGTCCGGTGGcagcgggcacgggcacgggggccccgggggtgggcagggggctcTTGGAGTACGGGTGGTAGCGGCTGCCGAGTCCCAGCGCGTGGTGCGGGCTGCGCAAGGCCAGCGTGCCCGGGCTGCCCGGGGCGCCCGTCGTGGGGATGTGCATGTGGCACGCCATGGCCGCGGCCGCCGCGCTGGCCAGCGACGAGGAGCTGGGGTAGCTGGAGAGGAGTTTATCGGTGCCCGGGAAGGCAGTATGGGTCCGCAAGTGGCTAAGCAGCTCCTCCGAGGTGGCGAAGCGCTTGTCGCAGGGTCCGTTGGCCGACACCCAGTTGCAGATGTGTGGCTGGGGGTCGTTGGGGAGCATGAAGCCGTAGGGGTACAAAGGGTGGCCGGCTAGCGAAGGCGGCGTGGCGCCGGTCAGCGAGGAGTGGACGCTGTGCAAAGGGTGGGTGGGGTAGACGAGGGGGTATCCGGACTTGAGGGCTTGGTCGTGGGCGCAGGAGGCTCCGGCGGCGCCTGCCAGGTGGCTGGCGCAGTGGTAGCTCAGGCAGTACGGGTCTCGGCACAGGCTCGCCGTCATCACCGACGGCGGCGACGCGCCCGCCAGCGGGCTCGACCCCGCCGGCTTGCTGCAGCCCAGACTGCTGGCGGCAGCCAGCTGGGCCCCCACCAGGCTGGAGGATTTGGTGGGGTCCAGAGCCACTCCGTGCGGCAGGAACTGTGGCGGGTAGCCGGCGTAGGCTCCAGCCAGCGTCCCCGGGTAGCTCATGCCCGCCGGGGGCAAGGGGAAAACGGTCTGGCCCGGCTTGTAAGGGGAGACGGGGGCCACGAGGCCGGAGCCCAGAACGGAGGTGGAGGAGGTGGcggtggtgctgctgcaggaggaggcGGAGTCCGATGCGATGGGCTTGGAGCCCGGCGTGCTCTCCTGGTGCTGGTTGACCTCCACGTTAATCCCGGCACAGCTCACGCTAATCCGGCTGTGGCTGATGCTGGTGGTGCCCGGGCCTCCCTCCGAGCCGGAGCTGCCGCTCTTTCCGCAGCCCTCCGAGTCCTTCTTGTCCTCCCCGCCTTTGCCCTcggccggcagcagcccgggCGAGCAGGCGGAGGCGCTGGAGTTGGGGCTGCCTGTCCTTGGGGTGAACGGCTGGCAGGTGGCGCTCGGCACCCGGAATCCCGACTTCTCCCCGGCCGCGACCCCCGCGGCGGGGGCGCCCGCGCAGCCCGCCGCCCCCGGCTCCTTCTTCTCCGCGCCTGGCTTGGAGTACGGCTTGAAGCTCGATTTGTCCTCCACGCCGATGTCGCTGAGCTTCA contains:
- the ZNF503 gene encoding zinc finger protein 503, which produces MITSPSLSAIRSSKRSSSLSEPGGSPRRSRSAADLAGPNGHAGNNGSSAAAKPCFHAVPPSDPLRQANRLPIKVLKMLTARTGHILHPEYLQPLPSTPVSPIELDAKKSPLALLAQTCSQIGKPDPSPSSKLSSVTSNGSGGDKDSKSGPLKLSDIGVEDKSSFKPYSKPGAEKKEPGAAGCAGAPAAGVAAGEKSGFRVPSATCQPFTPRTGSPNSSASACSPGLLPAEGKGGEDKKDSEGCGKSGSSGSEGGPGTTSISHSRISVSCAGINVEVNQHQESTPGSKPIASDSASSCSSTTATSSTSVLGSGLVAPVSPYKPGQTVFPLPPAGMSYPGTLAGAYAGYPPQFLPHGVALDPTKSSSLVGAQLAAASSLGCSKPAGSSPLAGASPPSVMTASLCRDPYCLSYHCASHLAGAAGASCAHDQALKSGYPLVYPTHPLHSVHSSLTGATPPSLAGHPLYPYGFMLPNDPQPHICNWVSANGPCDKRFATSEELLSHLRTHTAFPGTDKLLSSYPSSSSLASAAAAAMACHMHIPTTGAPGSPGTLALRSPHHALGLGSRYHPYSKSPLPTPGAPVPVPAATGPYYSPYALYGQRLTTASALGYQ